One stretch of Desulfobaccales bacterium DNA includes these proteins:
- the cas2 gene encoding CRISPR-associated endonuclease Cas2, with product MFVVVSYDVVDDRRRLKVAKALTDYGRRVQKSVFECDLDERRYLRLKETLDRLIDHEEDSVRYYQLCPRCRRAVEVSGWGSLTEEEEVVIV from the coding sequence ATGTTTGTCGTGGTGAGCTACGACGTCGTGGATGACCGCCGCCGCCTCAAGGTGGCCAAAGCCCTCACCGACTACGGCCGCCGGGTCCAGAAGAGCGTCTTTGAGTGCGACCTGGACGAGCGCCGCTACCTCAGGCTCAAGGAGACCCTGGACCGCCTCATTGACCACGAGGAGGACAGCGTGCGTTACTACCAGCTCTGCCCCCGCTGCCGCCGGGCCGTGGAGGTGAGCGGCTGGGGCAGCCTCACGGAAGAGGAGGAGGTGGTCATCGTTTGA
- a CDS encoding MOSC domain-containing protein produces the protein MEAKKHPYPAAACVVAVSVSAQKGVVKENVPEITLVVEHGVAGDAHAEGGKRQVSLLAQESIDKMRAKGAAVKPGDFAENITTRGLPLDSLPVGTRLRLGAEAQVVISQIGKACHHGCAIRELVGDCIMPREGVFARVLRGGVVRPGDPIIVEEIPPPSEA, from the coding sequence ATGGAAGCCAAAAAACATCCGTACCCAGCCGCAGCCTGCGTCGTGGCCGTCTCGGTGAGTGCCCAAAAGGGCGTGGTGAAGGAAAACGTGCCCGAGATCACCTTGGTGGTGGAGCACGGGGTAGCGGGCGACGCCCACGCCGAGGGGGGCAAGCGCCAGGTGAGCCTGCTGGCCCAGGAGAGCATTGACAAGATGCGGGCCAAAGGCGCGGCGGTAAAGCCCGGGGATTTTGCCGAGAACATCACTACCCGGGGCTTGCCTTTGGATTCGCTGCCGGTGGGCACCCGCCTGCGGCTGGGGGCCGAGGCCCAGGTGGTCATCAGCCAGATCGGCAAGGCCTGCCACCACGGCTGCGCCATTAGGGAGCTGGTGGGGGACTGCATCATGCCCCGGGAGGGCGTCTTTGCCCGGGTCCTCCGGGGCGGAGTGGTGCGGCCCGGGGACCCGATAATCGTGGAAGAGATACCGCCTCCATCTGAGGCCTGA
- the cas1 gene encoding CRISPR-associated endonuclease Cas1, whose product MAILYVTDQGAVLTKRGNRLVVEKQGKVIHWLHAFRVEQVILLGNVSLSPTAVAFLLAQGIDTVFLSYYGKYRGRLVAHLGKNIELRRRQFARLADPAFALSLARACVAAKIDNCRVLLRRQNRELQSDAVTQVLHQLRVLGRKAAAADSLETLLGLEGSAAAAYFGAFPHLLKNPDLPFEGRSRRPPRDPVNVLLSLGYTFLANTVHTQVMTAGLDPYLGALHQPEYGRPSLVLDLMEEFRPVLVDSLVISLVNRRIIRPGDFFRPEEQEPAAFDFAAPPVKEGYPILLAHTGMKKLILHFERRLASRILYLPQARRLSFRDVILAQVRAFIRALEEDVPYQPFLVR is encoded by the coding sequence ATGGCCATCCTGTATGTCACGGATCAGGGGGCGGTGCTCACCAAGCGGGGCAACCGTCTGGTGGTGGAGAAGCAGGGCAAAGTCATTCACTGGCTCCATGCCTTCCGGGTGGAGCAGGTGATTCTTTTGGGCAATGTCAGTCTCTCTCCGACGGCCGTGGCCTTTCTTTTGGCCCAGGGCATTGATACGGTTTTCCTGTCGTATTACGGCAAGTATCGGGGTCGGCTGGTGGCGCATTTGGGGAAGAACATTGAGCTGCGCCGCCGGCAGTTCGCCCGGCTTGCCGACCCCGCCTTTGCCCTGTCTCTGGCCCGGGCCTGTGTGGCCGCCAAGATCGACAACTGCCGGGTGCTGTTGCGTCGCCAGAACCGGGAGCTCCAGAGCGACGCCGTCACCCAGGTCTTGCATCAGCTCCGGGTCCTGGGCCGCAAGGCCGCGGCCGCCGACAGCCTGGAGACCCTCCTGGGCCTGGAGGGCAGCGCCGCCGCCGCCTATTTTGGCGCCTTCCCCCATCTCCTGAAAAACCCCGATCTCCCCTTTGAGGGCCGCAGCCGACGCCCGCCCCGGGACCCGGTGAACGTCCTCCTCTCTTTGGGCTACACCTTCCTGGCCAACACCGTGCACACCCAGGTGATGACCGCCGGCCTGGACCCGTATCTGGGCGCCCTGCACCAGCCCGAGTACGGCCGCCCCTCCCTGGTCCTGGACCTCATGGAGGAGTTCCGCCCCGTGCTGGTGGATTCCCTGGTCATTTCCCTGGTGAACCGCCGCATCATCCGCCCCGGCGACTTCTTCCGCCCCGAGGAGCAGGAGCCCGCCGCCTTCGACTTCGCCGCCCCGCCCGTGAAGGAGGGCTACCCCATCCTCCTGGCCCACACCGGCATGAAGAAGCTCATCCTCCACTTCGAGCGCCGCCTGGCCAGCCGCATCCTCTACCTCCCCCAGGCCCGGCGCCTCAGTTTCCGGGACGTCATCCTGGCCCAGGTGCGGGCCTTCATCCGGGCCCTGGAGGAGGACGTCCCCTACCAGCCCTTTCTCGTGCGCTGA
- a CDS encoding RNA polymerase factor sigma-32 — MSHHYEPEIELEEPLEELAAEEVLEPEVEEPLLEEEEEAALPVPAELDPLQRYIREANRFKLLTPEEEKELTIRYKETGDPEIAYRLITSNLRLVIKIALEFQKYWMRNLLDLIQEGNIGLMQAIKKFDPYRGIKLSYYASFWIKAYILKFIMDNWKLVKIGTTQSQRKLFYNLKKEKEKLRALGFEPGPKLLSDVLQVKEEEVIEMEQRLGGWELSLDAPLKEGSEEFHKNFLTSTEPQVEEVLAESEMKALFRQKLEEFRRELNDKERDILDLRLLAEKPLTLQEIGARHGISRERVRQIEDRLIKKLRHYLKSEIPDWEELHASAVD, encoded by the coding sequence ATGAGCCACCATTACGAGCCGGAGATTGAACTAGAGGAGCCCCTGGAGGAGCTGGCGGCCGAAGAGGTCCTGGAGCCCGAAGTGGAGGAGCCTCTCCTGGAGGAGGAAGAGGAGGCGGCCCTCCCGGTTCCGGCGGAGCTCGACCCCCTGCAGCGCTACATCCGGGAGGCCAACCGCTTCAAGCTCCTCACCCCCGAAGAGGAAAAGGAGCTCACCATCCGCTACAAGGAGACCGGGGATCCGGAGATCGCCTACCGTCTCATCACCAGCAATCTGCGCCTGGTCATCAAGATCGCCCTGGAATTTCAGAAGTACTGGATGCGCAATCTCCTGGACCTCATCCAGGAAGGCAATATCGGCCTCATGCAGGCCATCAAAAAGTTTGACCCCTACCGGGGCATCAAGCTGTCTTACTACGCCTCCTTCTGGATCAAGGCCTACATCCTCAAGTTCATCATGGACAACTGGAAGCTGGTGAAGATCGGCACCACCCAGTCCCAGCGCAAGTTGTTCTACAATCTGAAAAAAGAGAAGGAAAAGCTGCGCGCCCTGGGTTTCGAGCCGGGCCCCAAGCTGCTCTCCGATGTCCTCCAGGTGAAGGAGGAGGAGGTCATTGAAATGGAGCAGCGCCTGGGCGGCTGGGAGCTCTCCCTGGACGCGCCCCTGAAGGAAGGCTCCGAGGAATTCCACAAGAATTTCCTCACCTCCACCGAGCCCCAGGTGGAGGAGGTGCTGGCGGAGAGCGAGATGAAGGCCCTCTTTCGCCAGAAACTGGAGGAGTTCCGGCGCGAACTGAACGACAAGGAGCGGGACATCCTCGATCTCAGGCTGCTGGCGGAAAAGCCCCTCACCTTGCAGGAGATCGGGGCCCGCCACGGCATCTCCCGGGAGCGGGTGCGCCAGATCGAGGACCGGCTCATCAAAAAGCTGCGTCACTACCTGAAAAGCGAGATACCGGATTGGGAAGAGCTGCACGCCAGCGCCGTGGATTGA
- a CDS encoding tetratricopeptide repeat protein — translation MACVVLLAVAGCQTLSALMSPGGPAAPEAAPDRGQAYFHYFRAQRYLLEENLPGAIREYEEALRFDPDSVLLRIEVATLYQRQGDLKDALAHVEKALKLDPRSQEAHFLLAGLHVSLNQLQEAVLEYERILVLNPDNREARIFLAALYAQQRRFPKAIRMVKELLKLQPDLIPAYYYLGRFYLEMDQVEEAKRQLQRVLDYDPEFVPALLDLAAVAEREKQYARALGYYRRILKIQPQNSRVWANIGRLHLMAGQYSEATKALAKYRRLEKNDPEALLQVGIIYLEQKYHEEALKELRPLLTRPRYGDRVRYLIGLALEEKGDVAGAIQEYEAIRPGSEHFVPARLRLAYLRYQRRDVAQARRILEEVKAAAPDREDVYLALALYHEEEAMFHRAEAVLQEGLERLPRSVELHLRLAYILEKLKRRQESIERVKKVLELDPDNPDALNFLGYTYAEMGINLDEAERLIKAALRLKPDSGHIIDSLGWVYYKKGLYDKAVAELERAFEKLPTDATVAEHLGDAYRKVNRLGEALRLYRRALELENPDLPSLRRKIQELEEKLPAQNL, via the coding sequence TTGGCCTGCGTCGTGCTCCTGGCCGTGGCGGGGTGCCAGACCTTGAGCGCCCTGATGTCCCCCGGAGGACCCGCCGCGCCTGAGGCCGCCCCGGACCGCGGGCAGGCGTATTTCCATTACTTCCGGGCCCAGCGGTATCTCCTGGAGGAAAATCTCCCCGGGGCCATCCGGGAGTATGAGGAGGCCCTGCGCTTCGATCCCGACTCGGTGCTTCTGCGCATCGAGGTGGCCACCCTTTACCAGCGCCAGGGGGACCTCAAGGATGCCCTGGCGCATGTGGAAAAGGCCCTGAAGCTGGACCCCAGAAGCCAGGAGGCCCACTTCCTCCTGGCCGGCCTGCACGTCAGCCTCAATCAGCTCCAGGAAGCGGTGCTGGAATATGAGCGCATCCTGGTGCTCAACCCGGACAACCGGGAGGCCCGCATCTTCCTGGCGGCCCTCTACGCCCAGCAACGCCGCTTCCCCAAGGCCATCCGCATGGTGAAGGAGCTCCTGAAGCTGCAGCCGGATCTCATCCCGGCCTACTACTACCTGGGCCGCTTCTATCTGGAGATGGATCAGGTGGAGGAGGCCAAACGGCAGCTTCAGCGCGTCTTGGACTACGACCCGGAATTCGTCCCGGCCCTGCTGGATTTGGCGGCGGTGGCGGAGCGGGAAAAGCAGTATGCCCGGGCCCTGGGCTATTACCGCCGCATCCTCAAGATCCAGCCGCAGAACTCCCGGGTGTGGGCCAACATCGGCCGCCTGCACCTGATGGCGGGGCAGTATAGCGAAGCCACCAAGGCTCTGGCCAAATACCGCCGCCTGGAGAAGAACGACCCGGAGGCCCTCCTCCAGGTAGGGATCATTTATCTGGAACAGAAATATCATGAGGAAGCCTTAAAGGAGCTCCGGCCCCTTCTCACCCGGCCCCGTTACGGCGACCGGGTGCGCTATCTCATCGGCCTGGCCCTGGAGGAGAAGGGGGACGTGGCCGGGGCCATCCAGGAGTATGAGGCCATCCGGCCGGGGTCCGAGCATTTTGTGCCGGCGCGGCTCCGGTTGGCGTACCTGCGCTATCAGCGCCGGGACGTGGCCCAGGCCCGCCGCATCCTGGAGGAGGTCAAAGCCGCCGCTCCGGACCGGGAGGACGTCTATCTGGCCCTGGCCCTCTACCATGAGGAGGAGGCCATGTTTCACCGGGCGGAGGCGGTGCTCCAGGAGGGCCTGGAGCGGCTGCCCCGCTCCGTGGAACTGCATCTCAGGCTGGCCTATATTCTGGAAAAGCTCAAGCGCCGCCAGGAGAGCATCGAGCGGGTCAAAAAGGTCCTGGAGCTGGACCCGGACAACCCCGACGCCCTGAATTTCCTGGGCTACACCTATGCCGAGATGGGCATCAACCTGGATGAGGCCGAGCGGCTCATCAAGGCGGCCCTGCGCCTGAAGCCGGACAGCGGCCACATCATCGACAGCCTGGGCTGGGTCTATTACAAGAAAGGCCTCTACGACAAGGCGGTGGCGGAGCTGGAGCGGGCCTTTGAGAAGCTGCCCACCGACGCCACGGTGGCGGAGCACCTGGGAGACGCCTACCGCAAGGTGAACCGCCTGGGTGAGGCCCTGCGCCTTTACCGCCGGGCCCTGGAGCTGGAGAACCCGGATCTCCCTAGTCTGCGCCGCAAGATCCAGGAGCTGGAAGAGAAGCTCCCGGCCCAGAACCTATGA
- the fusA gene encoding elongation factor G has protein sequence MSGKTAHIRNVALVGHSGCGKTSLAEALLYTAGATTRLGKVDDGSSVLDFEPEEIKRKITISSAFHHYTWKKHTVFVADTPGDDNFLADTRAVLHVADACVVVIDAVDGVKVGTEKVWATADAYRLPRLIYINKLDRERADYAPVLTAVKNILEATPVMVQVPIGREAAFKGVVDLIQMKAFTGTGKMEAGPIPEELKDEVESLRGDLMNYAAESDDELIEKFLDAGELTPEEILRGLKIGTLMGKIVPVLFGASVANVGPALLLDAINHFLPAPEDRGEVKGKTPAGEEVALAPDPDGPLAAQVFKTVADPYAGRLSIFRVYSGKMVSDSTVFNVNKGVAERYGQLFLLEGKGQKPVPELGPGAFGAVAKLKETVTGDTLATEAKPVLLPVLEPPRAMITLAVEPKVKGEEDKVFTAIQKLTEEDPSLRLTRNPETKEILLSGMGAVHIEATAEKMKRKFGVEVNLTLPKVPYRETIKGKTKVQGKYKRQSGGRGQYGDTWLEIEPLPRGGGFEFVDAIVGGVIPKQYIPSVEKGIVEAMQEGVLAGFPVVDVKVTLYDGSFHEVDSSDMAFKIAGSMGFKKGVQQANPVLLEPIMKMTVTVPEENMGDIIGDLNGRRGRVLGVEAQGKNQVITAHVPMAEVLMYAPDLISKTGGRGTFEMELSHYEEVPPHLAEKIIAEARAAKEKE, from the coding sequence ATGTCCGGAAAAACCGCACACATCCGCAATGTCGCGCTGGTGGGCCACAGCGGTTGCGGCAAAACCTCCCTGGCCGAAGCCCTGCTCTATACCGCCGGCGCCACCACCCGCCTGGGCAAGGTGGACGACGGCTCCTCCGTCCTGGACTTCGAGCCGGAGGAGATCAAACGCAAGATCACCATCTCCTCGGCCTTTCACCACTACACCTGGAAGAAGCACACCGTCTTTGTGGCCGACACCCCCGGGGACGACAACTTCCTGGCCGACACCCGGGCGGTCCTGCATGTGGCCGATGCCTGCGTGGTGGTCATCGACGCGGTGGACGGCGTCAAGGTGGGCACCGAAAAGGTCTGGGCCACCGCCGATGCCTACCGCCTGCCCCGCCTCATCTACATCAACAAGCTGGACCGGGAACGGGCCGATTACGCCCCGGTGCTCACGGCGGTGAAAAACATCCTGGAGGCCACCCCCGTCATGGTGCAGGTCCCCATCGGCCGGGAAGCCGCCTTCAAGGGCGTGGTGGACCTCATCCAGATGAAGGCCTTCACCGGCACCGGCAAGATGGAGGCCGGCCCCATCCCCGAGGAGCTCAAGGACGAGGTGGAGAGCCTCCGGGGCGACCTGATGAACTACGCCGCGGAAAGCGACGACGAGCTCATCGAGAAATTTCTGGACGCGGGCGAACTCACTCCGGAGGAAATCCTCCGGGGTCTCAAGATCGGGACTCTCATGGGCAAGATCGTGCCGGTGCTCTTCGGGGCCTCGGTGGCCAACGTGGGCCCGGCTTTGCTGTTGGACGCCATCAACCATTTCCTCCCCGCCCCCGAAGACCGGGGCGAGGTGAAAGGCAAAACCCCCGCCGGCGAAGAGGTGGCTCTGGCCCCCGACCCCGACGGCCCCCTGGCGGCCCAGGTCTTCAAGACCGTGGCCGACCCCTATGCCGGGCGGCTCTCCATCTTCCGGGTCTATTCCGGCAAGATGGTCTCCGACTCCACCGTGTTTAACGTCAACAAGGGGGTGGCGGAGCGCTACGGCCAGCTCTTCCTGCTGGAGGGCAAGGGGCAGAAACCCGTCCCGGAGCTGGGGCCCGGCGCCTTCGGCGCGGTGGCCAAACTCAAGGAGACGGTCACCGGCGACACCCTGGCCACCGAGGCCAAGCCGGTGCTCCTCCCGGTCCTGGAGCCGCCCCGGGCCATGATCACCCTGGCGGTGGAGCCCAAAGTCAAGGGCGAGGAGGACAAGGTCTTCACCGCCATCCAGAAGCTCACGGAAGAGGACCCCTCATTGCGCCTCACCCGCAACCCGGAGACCAAGGAGATTCTCCTTTCGGGCATGGGCGCGGTGCACATTGAGGCCACCGCCGAGAAGATGAAGCGCAAGTTCGGCGTGGAGGTCAACCTCACCCTGCCCAAGGTGCCCTACCGGGAGACCATCAAGGGCAAGACCAAGGTGCAGGGCAAATACAAACGCCAGTCCGGCGGCCGGGGCCAATACGGCGACACCTGGCTGGAGATCGAGCCCCTGCCCCGGGGCGGCGGTTTTGAGTTCGTGGACGCCATCGTGGGCGGCGTCATCCCCAAGCAATACATCCCCTCGGTGGAAAAGGGCATCGTGGAGGCCATGCAGGAGGGGGTGCTGGCCGGCTTCCCGGTGGTGGACGTCAAGGTCACCCTTTATGACGGCTCCTTCCATGAAGTGGACTCCTCGGACATGGCCTTCAAGATCGCCGGCTCCATGGGCTTCAAAAAGGGCGTCCAGCAGGCCAACCCGGTGCTTTTGGAACCCATCATGAAGATGACCGTCACCGTGCCCGAGGAAAATATGGGCGACATCATCGGCGATCTCAACGGCCGGCGGGGCCGGGTCCTGGGGGTGGAGGCCCAGGGGAAGAACCAGGTCATCACCGCCCACGTGCCCATGGCCGAAGTGCTCATGTACGCCCCGGACCTCATCAGCAAGACCGGCGGCCGGGGCACCTTCGAGATGGAGCTCTCCCACTACGAGGAGGTGCCGCCGCACCTGGCGGAAAAGATCATCGCCGAGGCCCGGGCGGCCAAGGAAAAGGAGTAG
- a CDS encoding Mut7-C RNAse domain-containing protein, which yields MGWHVGLKFLVDAALGGLAKRLRFLGLDARLQVLRKETLPAPAPDTVLLTANRTLERADRQDLLILAAREPAAQLDEVIRRLQLSRRHFRPLSRCVRCNARLKELPREEALTRVPEHIWATQAEFYHCPACGRVYWPGSHVAGISRSLAEVLAGTGHPQAASSTTRRST from the coding sequence TTGGGGTGGCACGTGGGGCTGAAGTTCCTCGTGGATGCCGCTTTGGGAGGCTTGGCCAAGCGCCTGCGGTTTCTGGGGCTGGACGCCCGGCTCCAGGTCCTCCGGAAAGAGACGCTCCCGGCTCCGGCCCCGGACACGGTGCTCCTCACCGCCAACCGCACCTTGGAGAGGGCGGACCGGCAGGACCTGCTCATCCTGGCAGCCCGGGAGCCGGCGGCGCAGCTGGATGAAGTCATCCGCCGCCTTCAGCTCAGCCGGCGGCACTTCCGGCCCCTGAGCCGCTGCGTCCGCTGCAATGCCCGGCTCAAGGAGCTCCCCCGGGAGGAGGCTCTGACCCGGGTGCCGGAACACATCTGGGCCACCCAGGCGGAGTTTTACCACTGCCCCGCCTGCGGACGGGTCTATTGGCCGGGAAGCCACGTGGCCGGCATCAGCCGCAGCCTGGCTGAGGTGCTGGCAGGGACCGGCCATCCCCAGGCGGCATCCTCAACGACAAGGAGATCCACATGA
- a CDS encoding MogA/MoaB family molybdenum cofactor biosynthesis protein: protein MTFQVGILTVSDKGHAGERQDTAGPELARLLDPACFQVRRYEVVPDEWEDIARVLVAWSDEEGLDLILTCGGTGLHPRDLTPEVTQAVAHRLVPGLPEAMRAAGLSQTPHAMLSRGVAVIRGTTLIVNLPGSPKGATESLAAILPALPHALEKLRGSPAECATP from the coding sequence ATGACTTTTCAGGTGGGCATTCTTACAGTGAGTGACAAAGGCCACGCCGGCGAACGCCAGGACACCGCCGGCCCGGAGCTGGCGCGCCTGTTGGACCCGGCCTGCTTTCAGGTGCGCCGCTACGAGGTGGTGCCCGATGAGTGGGAGGACATCGCCCGGGTGCTGGTGGCCTGGAGCGATGAGGAGGGGCTGGATCTCATCCTCACCTGCGGCGGCACGGGCCTGCATCCCCGGGACCTGACCCCCGAAGTGACCCAGGCGGTTGCCCATCGCCTGGTGCCGGGGCTCCCCGAGGCCATGCGGGCCGCGGGCTTAAGCCAGACCCCCCACGCCATGCTCTCCCGGGGGGTGGCGGTAATCCGGGGCACCACCCTCATCGTCAATCTCCCCGGCAGCCCCAAAGGCGCCACCGAAAGCCTGGCTGCCATCCTGCCGGCCCTGCCTCACGCCCTGGAGAAACTCCGGGGCAGCCCCGCCGAGTGCGCCACTCCTTAA
- a CDS encoding DUF362 domain-containing protein, whose amino-acid sequence MGGLQGLGLEFQETMSGWLGVGKEDFLEGRIAGEREHTPLKFDARIIIDDLEKFIHLAEHEARLTGTVTFGPLGGTFPMEDGVFNLFSVSAEGIRRMTYSFRFTAADGRSYFLFGHKNLKDDPGFDLVEDMTTLFTRIYAGPDDRAPLYGSGLLFFDLKDAPALMASMKVTGAGWWELHKKIQARLAFLNFAWGKLRQEYLRDINPLYDTEYENLVLAGKLELGGQPREFFLVSGIHDRDFPWGDGEIFWDVLLVVEDGRGGWRRFALTDRVLPGLKLNVAAGSYRYQGPLHELTRGFAVSRSAMLQGEPSLVTWQADFQLTFTATPFAVTPLPFAISHDVLARMASSIKWLLRSILPGEALLGVFITPHTVTVTQGRLSLRRAGEELTGEIIPEASFGEAERTTFRNLKEPTLLYGYICAVRPQARAARVQIHANSLRNERQRLTKDQFDAFLGAVVDRVASREFLLEGGTLKVAPLGPREEGERGGRLFRKLGEPLLEVNNDHFPTAVFQRRIIRVADPAGDLCLALEEDMNLLRLEAENSHRQVTAAAIRDPDKFKALDTALTAGRFWETLEAACQAAGKSQAEFAIVIKPNFMFAYNNSDRSTFTDPELVHHLVRRLRERGFANLTVAEAQSTYGEYFDKRSVREMAEYLGYAADGSAGYRLVDLTLDEREERCLGPHLGVHPVPVTWRDADFRLSFAKNKTHAYAYYSLTLKNIYGALPLADKFSEYHTGRDIYHTTMEYLKAFPVHFGIIDAHLSADGPFGVFADPEPNRTETIIAGADLVAVDWVGASKMGLNPKISQYMELAVKAFGKPEIHLIGDASLYRPWLNVPAVMTILTHFGLDANDYFGNLLYMAGAYMDESHFTHKSKSAFMQAARRALRPLQHALFLQAGGERTYANRLLSRFFTWLGSR is encoded by the coding sequence ATGGGCGGTTTGCAGGGATTGGGGCTGGAGTTTCAGGAGACCATGTCCGGCTGGCTGGGCGTGGGGAAAGAGGATTTCCTGGAGGGGAGAATCGCCGGGGAAAGGGAGCATACCCCGCTGAAATTTGACGCCCGCATCATCATTGACGACCTGGAAAAGTTCATCCATTTGGCGGAGCATGAGGCCCGGCTCACCGGCACCGTCACCTTTGGGCCCCTGGGGGGAACCTTCCCCATGGAGGACGGGGTTTTCAACCTGTTTTCCGTGAGCGCCGAGGGCATCCGGCGCATGACCTACTCCTTCCGTTTCACCGCCGCAGACGGCCGCTCCTATTTTCTCTTCGGGCACAAGAACCTCAAGGACGACCCCGGCTTCGACCTGGTGGAGGACATGACCACCCTCTTCACCCGCATCTATGCCGGACCCGATGACCGGGCCCCCCTGTACGGCTCCGGGCTCCTCTTCTTCGACCTCAAGGACGCCCCGGCCCTCATGGCCTCCATGAAGGTCACCGGCGCCGGCTGGTGGGAGCTGCACAAAAAGATCCAGGCCCGCCTGGCCTTCCTCAATTTCGCCTGGGGAAAGCTCCGTCAGGAATACCTCAGGGATATCAATCCCTTATATGACACGGAATATGAAAATCTGGTGCTCGCCGGCAAGCTGGAGCTGGGGGGCCAGCCCCGGGAGTTCTTCCTGGTCTCCGGCATCCACGACCGGGACTTTCCCTGGGGGGACGGGGAGATCTTCTGGGATGTGCTTCTGGTGGTAGAGGACGGCCGGGGCGGCTGGCGGCGTTTCGCCCTGACCGATCGCGTCCTTCCCGGCCTGAAGCTCAACGTGGCCGCCGGCAGCTATCGTTATCAGGGGCCGCTCCACGAGCTCACCCGGGGCTTTGCGGTGAGCCGCTCCGCAATGTTGCAAGGTGAGCCCTCGCTGGTGACCTGGCAGGCCGACTTTCAGCTCACCTTCACCGCCACCCCCTTTGCGGTCACGCCGCTCCCCTTTGCTATCTCCCACGACGTCTTGGCCCGGATGGCTTCCAGCATCAAGTGGCTGCTCCGGAGCATCCTGCCGGGGGAGGCCCTGCTGGGGGTGTTCATTACGCCGCACACGGTAACAGTGACCCAAGGCCGGCTGTCCTTGCGGCGGGCGGGGGAGGAGCTCACAGGCGAGATAATCCCAGAGGCGAGCTTCGGGGAGGCGGAGCGCACCACCTTCCGCAACCTCAAGGAACCCACCCTGCTGTATGGCTATATCTGTGCCGTGCGCCCCCAGGCCCGGGCCGCCCGGGTGCAGATCCACGCCAATTCTCTCAGAAACGAGCGCCAGCGCCTCACCAAGGACCAGTTCGATGCCTTTTTGGGCGCGGTGGTGGACCGGGTGGCCTCCCGGGAGTTTCTCCTGGAGGGGGGGACCCTGAAGGTCGCCCCCTTGGGGCCCCGAGAGGAGGGGGAACGGGGCGGGCGCCTCTTCCGCAAGCTGGGGGAGCCGCTTCTGGAGGTAAATAACGACCATTTCCCCACCGCGGTCTTCCAGCGGCGCATCATCCGGGTGGCGGACCCGGCGGGGGACCTCTGCCTGGCCCTGGAGGAAGACATGAACCTCCTACGCCTGGAGGCGGAAAACTCCCACCGGCAGGTAACGGCGGCCGCCATCCGGGACCCGGACAAATTCAAGGCCCTGGACACGGCGCTCACCGCCGGCCGCTTCTGGGAGACGCTGGAGGCGGCCTGCCAGGCCGCGGGCAAATCCCAGGCGGAGTTTGCCATCGTCATCAAGCCCAACTTCATGTTCGCTTACAACAACAGCGACCGCAGCACCTTCACCGATCCGGAGCTGGTGCACCACCTGGTTAGGCGGCTCCGGGAGCGGGGTTTTGCGAACCTCACCGTGGCCGAAGCCCAAAGCACCTACGGCGAGTATTTCGACAAGCGCAGTGTGCGGGAGATGGCGGAGTATTTGGGCTACGCCGCGGACGGAAGCGCCGGCTACCGGCTAGTGGACCTCACCCTGGATGAGCGGGAGGAACGCTGTCTGGGGCCCCATCTGGGCGTCCACCCGGTGCCCGTGACCTGGCGGGATGCGGACTTCCGCCTCTCCTTTGCCAAAAACAAGACCCACGCCTACGCCTATTATTCGCTGACCCTGAAAAACATCTACGGCGCCCTCCCCCTGGCGGACAAGTTCTCGGAATACCACACCGGCCGGGACATCTACCACACCACCATGGAGTATCTGAAGGCCTTTCCGGTGCACTTCGGCATTATTGACGCCCATCTCAGCGCCGACGGGCCCTTCGGGGTCTTTGCCGACCCGGAGCCCAACCGCACCGAGACCATCATCGCCGGCGCGGATCTGGTGGCGGTGGACTGGGTGGGGGCCAGCAAGATGGGCCTCAATCCCAAGATCAGCCAATACATGGAGCTGGCGGTGAAAGCCTTCGGCAAGCCGGAGATTCACCTGATCGGCGATGCCAGCCTCTACCGCCCCTGGCTCAACGTGCCGGCGGTGATGACCATCCTCACCCACTTCGGGCTGGACGCCAACGACTACTTCGGGAATCTCCTGTATATGGCCGGGGCCTATATGGATGAGAGCCACTTCACCCACAAGTCCAAGTCCGCCTTCATGCAGGCGGCCCGGCGGGCTCTTAGGCCTTTGCAGCACGCCCTCTTTTTGCAGGCCGGCGGCGAGCGCACTTACGCCAACCGGCTGCTCAGCCGGTTTTTCACCTGGCTGGGCAGCCGGTGA